The genome window TTTCCTTTCATGGTCAGCATATGCCTCTCGAGAGTGTGAGTCAATTTGATTTTGAAAAGAAAAAAGCCCCGCCTGTCGGACAGGCGGGGCGAATTCAAAACAGTTTCGGATCCAAAGGTACCAGCTCAAGGTCGTTGCTACCGACGCTAAGCATGATGGCACCGGCTTCGGCCTCTAACGAGCTCCCGAACAGTTGCGGTCCAGAACCGGTTTGACCACAACAGGTTACCTGGTCGAAGGCGACGGCACCTCTCGGCACGCCGTTATCGAAAAGTACAATTAAATATTCACCCTCAGTGAAAACCTGACGGCATACCGGACATCGGCTTCTCACAACCTTATGACCGGCAGTTTGGCAAACCCTTAAGGTTTTCATGATGCCCTCCTGGTTTGAAGTTAGCGCACTTGTGAGGCAAGGCCTCACAAGCATCAGTCGAAGGCCGGGAGGAACTCCTTGCCCAGTTTCGCGGCGAGCGCGTCGTCAATCCTGGTCCAGCGATCCCACAACTTGAGAGTCATGAGGTCGGTGTTGACGAGGGTCGTGATCAGGCCACGCTCCTTGTAAAGCGACCGCACGAGCATCCCCTTGGGATTCGGGCGACCACGCCTACGATAGAGACGACTAATCTGACGACGCGCGGCCACGAGGATGGCCCGGCGATACTGAGTGGGAAGGCTCCAGACGAGGAAACGTTTTGGCGCCAAGCGACCAGCTCTGCGGGAGTGTTTGGTCCGGCGCGGTGGATCGATTCGCAGAAGTTTTTTCATATTTAGGGGACCCTTTCTATTTTCTAGACTACCACTGATTTTTAAAAACGCAAGCCAGTGTGATCTTGAATTAAAAAACCACTGGCGCAGGCCGGTGGTTTGTGTAAATCATCTGCTTTTGACTTCCTCCCAGCGAATGGCGAATCGTTCCTGAATTATCGGAATGACTCGTGGGTCGAGCATGGCCTCAAGCGGGCGATGTTCGATGAGAGCGTCCCGAATTTCACTGCCGCTTACATTGACTGTCAGGCCACCGAAGCGATTGACGATTTCAACCTTCCGACCGAAAAGTCGGTAAAACTCAACATCTTCGCGAGAGCCACCGATGTACAAGACTTTGGTAGGATCAATCCCGGTCAGCCACAAGATGTCATCAAGCGCCCGAAACCAAAGGGCGTCACTACCATCGAAGTCGGGAAGTGGAGCGATTCGAACTTCAGGAAAAACCGCGCGCACGATGTCACACCGGTCAGCATAATTGAACAAGTGACGAATTGAAATCGGCTTGTTGCAACTCCCGATTAGCAGAAGGTGATTTGGGCCAAAGGTCTGAAGCAGACTGCTGACCATGGCTTGATGACCGAGGTGCATCGGATTTAGTCGCCCGACATAAACTCCGAAGTCGTCATCCTTGGGAGTGTAGCTTAGGAGGGTTTGGTTATTCATTTCGCGTGCTTTCGGGTAGGCTTTTTATCCAGTTCCTCGTTGTCCCAGACAATCTTACCTCTTCGGATCTTTAGTCCAGGAATATCGTCGCCGCCAAAGGCTTCAACCGGGGAGAAGGCGCCGGGCCGGCCATGAGCCTCAACTAAGTCGAGTATTTCGAATTGCCGGTCGACTGTGCCATCCTTTTTGACAGCGAAAAAACCCTGCATATCGCCTCTAATGCTAACGAAAAAAACATAGCGAGGTGAATTTTCTGTAAAGATAACAAAAGCACCACTAGGGACTTTGTGGGCCTCGTCAATGGCCACTCCACGCAGCCCATTTGGGAGAATCATTCGCTTTGACATAACCGACTCCTTCCTTGGTTTTGTTTGTTTTTAGGAACTGCTAGTATTGGTATATCTAAATTAAAAGGTCGTGTCAAGGGGGAAAAGCGGGGGGAGAAAGGAAGAGAAAAGGCCCGCTTGCTTGGCAAGCGGGCCTTTGATATTTGCAACCAGCCTAGATTATTGTTTACTCCAATTCCCAGGTCATGGTTATTTTGCCGTCGACTTTTTGGGTTAACTTCGCCAGACCTACTCCGCGAACGAAGTACATTTCCTCCTCAAACCCTTTGTCGAGGACAGAGGTGCCTTTGTCGATGTCTCGGCTAAAGTCGGTCTTCTTACTTGCTTCGACCTTCCGGATGAATTTCAGGGCATTTTTGCCGTTAAGTTTTTCCGGCCCATCGAACAGTACGGCGTCATTTTGGTCCGAAAGACCAATCTGCACGCCAGGTTTTTCGCCAAAGAAATAAACGCGCATCCCGAAGCCCGGCTTGTTGTAGCTGGTACCCCAAGGGCTACCGGTATGTGGTGCCGAGGAGGAACTCGGGTCGTGAGTCGTCACCAAATCAACCGAATAACGCGGATTTCGACTTACGGCCAGAAAAACACCCATCGTCGATTCGAAGATTCCGAGCTCATCCTCATCGATTCCGATTTCGTAGCCTTCTGGGTAAGACAAAGGGCCCTGTTTCGGCGCCTGCTTTTTTATGCTGATGACAAGGCGATAGGAGGACTTCGTACCCTTTTTGTCCGGCAGATAGCGGCCGCGAGTTTCCACACGAACGCCGCCCTTGTCACCGGATGCCCAAGAAACCACTCGATGATTGAGAGCATCGCGACCTTCGGGTATGGTAATCCGATATGACCATCGGTGGCCGATATCGGTCGGGAAGTAATCCCATGGTTGGCCGAGAGGATGTTCGCCGGCCATTTCGGCCGAGACTGCGACCGCTCTTGCGGTTGCGCCTCCGGGTCTGGGGTTGCTGGTTTGTTGCGGATTATCGCAACCGAGAAACAAGACTGTACACGCCGTCAGGAGCAGGGTAATCTGAACACGACTTTTCATGGGGTCCTCTCTTGCTGTTGATGGTTGACGAAGAAACTATCCGCTCGAATTCTAGGATAAGAAAATCTGAGTGTCAACGGTTTGTAAAATTTAAAGGCCCCTTTGCTCGTGCGAGCAAAGGGGCCAAGTGTCGTTTTGGCACTAAGCCAGAATATTCTGAAGCAGGGCCATCCGGACAAACATGCCGTTTTGGGCTTGGTGAAAATAGCGGGCTTGCGGATGTTCATCCACTTCCCTGGCAATTTCGCCAACGATGGGTAGGGGGTGAAGCAAGATCGCCTTTGAACGGAGCAGGGCCATTGTTTCGAGAGTAATCCGATGAGGCAGATTGGCCGTGGCGTCACCAACGCGTTCTTTTTGGAAGCGGGTCCAGTAAACCACATCGGCCTCCGGGAATGACTCCTCAAGATCGGTATCCAAACGGAATTCAATCTGTTTTTCCTTAAGGTGGGCCTGGATGTCTTCGCCGATGGTGAGCTCCGGAGTGGAGACAAAAATCAACTTGATATTAAACTTCGACAACAGATAGGCGAGAGATCGAGCAGTTCGCCCGTGCGCCAAATCTCCACCAATCACAACCGTGAGACCGTCGATGTGATCAAATTGCTCATGAATGGTACAGAGGTCGAGGAGCGCCTGGGTGGGGTGCTGGCCAGTGCCATCACCGGCGTTCACGATTGGAATGTTGAAGCCACAACTGTCACTCACGGCGGCCGCGCGATCGGCCGCGCCGGTGTCACTGTGACGAATGACAATCACGGAAGGGTAGAATCCGCATAGTACGCGGATGGTGTGCTCAAGAGTTTCACCCTTCACTTCCGAAGAAAATTCCCGACCGCTTTCGGTGCCGAGAGTTCTCATGCCCAAGTTGAGCGCGGCCATTTGGAAAGAAATGCGAGTTCGAGTCGAAGGTTCGGAAAAATGGTAGAGCAGAGTTTTGCTTGGAAAAGAGGCCCGCAGGAGGTCGACCCCCTGCTGAGTTTGGAAATGATGACGAATTGTCTGGGTCTGAAGGAACAACTTTTCAAGGGCACTGCGATCAAACTGCTGGGCGCGGAGAATGTGATGCTTCATTTCAATCCTCTTGTTAAGGTTCGGGGTCCACTTCCATAGTAGCGAGAATCAGCGCCCTGTCAAACGCCGCCGCGGCGTTTGACAGGGCGCGAAAAACGCGTAAAGTTATCTAAATGAAGAACCTAATTAAAGTTTTATTTTTACTGGTCGTAACAGCACTCCTGGCCACGGGCTCCGATTTGGCCAGAGCCGAAAATTTACCCGTCACTATTTCGATTGATGCGGCTGGCAGCATTAAGCTTGGCGGGGTCAAAGTTGTTCAGGTGGCCGGTACAACTTTTTATGCTCGCACCACCTGGGGCAATTCATTCATCCGCTACATCATAAAGACCGATTCTGACACGGTTTTCACTCGCCATTTTGGCGGACCGGCCGTAGTCGGCGAAGTCGTGGCCGATCATTTTCTAAACCTGGAGGGTTACCTCGACGCCTCGTCTGACACGATTTCAATTAAAGCCAAGACAATTCAGAATTTGTCACTGAATGACGAGAAATCAGCTTTTTCCGGTAAGGTCAAAAGTTTGAATCTGGCCAACTCGCAATTTACCCTAACTGACAAAACCAAGGGTGACATCACGGTCGCGCTTGGTTCCGACACTTCAATAATTCGAAATGGTCGAGTCATCGACCGCAGTATTTTGAAAGTTGGGGATACAATTACCAAAGCTGACGGTACCTACGATATTCCGAAAAAAATTCTGACCGCTAAAAATTTGGAAGTCTACCTAAACAGGAGTATGTTTTGGCCAAAAAATTTTCAAGGCGTTTTGAGGCGTCTGGATTCAACCACTTTACCGACCCAGGCAACAATCGCCATCGCCGGCACCGATTATACGGTAAAATTGCCGACTGATATTTTGATTCTGGACAACAAGAAAAACAAAACGAAGTTGGGGCGATATTTGGAAGGGGACACGGTCCGCGTTTACGGCGCCATCCAAGAAGACGATTTTTCACTAATTATTGCAGAGGTAATTCGAAATATTGATCTCTAGAGCTTTCCGGTGCTAAAAGATTTTTGGTCCAGCTCGACCCTAATTATTGGCTTAAAATCGGGGCGGTTTCACTGATGGCCCGAAAACCGGCTATTCTATTGACATTTTTGGACAATTAGTATATACAAAGTACAGAATGCTGAGCATCAATTTGCTTGGTTAGGAGACCTTTAACAACAAAAAGAAAGGCTAGTATATGCACGTTTCAATTGCAACTGCACCAGGTTCGGCCCATATCAACCCGGGCCAACCCGGTAAGATCAATAACCAGGATGTGGTTTTGCGAATCGACCGACCGGATGGTCTGGTCGCCGTCCTCTGTGACGGTTGCGGTTCGCAGCCAAATTCTGCGACCGGCGCCGATATCGGTGCCAAACTGGTCGCGAAGGCGCTTACAAGTCAGCTCGACCGAGGGGTCGTGCCGGACAAGCTCGACTGGGAGCAAGTAGAATCGGAAGTCTGTGAGCAAATCGCGGCAATTGCGAAGACGATGACCCGAGGAGATCAGAGGGCCGATTTCGAGAAAACAATCGAATCGACCTTTCTCTTCACGATTATCGCTCTCGTGATTGCTGGTGATGCGGTTGCAGTGGCTCATTTGGGCGACGGGGTTTTGATTGTTGAAGATGACGCGACCATTTTGGATCCGCCTATCAAGAACAGTCCGCCCTATCTGGCCTACAATCTGCTCACTAAGACCGCCTATCACGATCCGAATCTGGTGAAGCATCTAAGCTTCACCGTCTTTGTCGCCTTCGACCTCAAGAAACTTGAAAAGGGTTTGGTTGTGGCGACTGATGGTTTCAAGCCACTTGTCGGCGAGGATTTCCATCATCCGTCTTTAGTTCAGAAGACCAACCTGCAACGCTGGCTCAACATCCACACAGCCGAGCGAATCGAATCGGGCACGTTTGTTCCCGGGCAGTGTCGCGATGATGTCAGTCTGGTGATTGCCCGCTCTGATGAGGCTCAGAATAAGCTTCTGGCTGCGCGTCATGAGATGGTGGTTCTCAAAGGCCAGATCACGAAACTGACTGGCAAGGTTGATGATCTGACCGCCAAGCTCGCTACGACCACTGCCGAGGCGAAGGCGTTCGAAGAAGAATGCACAAGCCTCGAAGCTGAAGTCAAAAGGCTAAAAAGGGAGCTCGGCAAGCTTGAAGCTCTGTCGGAAATGGCACCGAAACTTTTGGCTAAGGCCAAGGAGTTTGATGGTGTCACCGGACGAGGACAACTTCGGCGTCTCGCCACAGAACTGGTTGAACTGACCAGGGTCAAGAAGGTGACAGTGAGGCCTCCGGGCTTCCTGGGCACAATCGGTAGCCTACTTTCCGGCAAACCGGCTTCGTCAACCAAAATCGTTGTTGAAGACGATGGTGGTGATCCCGGCGGTACGTTTATTACGACCTGTGGCTAGATCGGAACCAAAATCAAAAAAGGGCTCGCTAAAAGGGCCGGAAAGGAAAAATGTTCCGCATCAAAGTGCGTGATTGGAAACAACGGAATTTCAAGCAGATTGGTGAGGGTGGCGAAGCCGTCATCTACAAAATGAGAGAAGACTTGGTTGCCAAAATCTTCCGTCAGCCGGACGATTTGGAATTCAAGGAAGACGCTGCCTCAAGAGAGGCCGCGAAAGTCAGGCTGGATGAAATGCAAACTAAGCTCCTGGAATTCCCAACGGATCTGCCGGAGGCTCTGATTGCCCCGACTGCTGTCCTTGTTGATGGTCGCGACGAAGTCTTTGGTTATGTGATGCCGTTTGTCAAAGGCACCTCACTGGATGCCGAGACCCGAACCGACAGTAAACTTAGCCTGAGAGAGCGGTACAAAGTAATCACCGAACTTCACGACCTAATCTCTGGCCTTCATGCCAAAGATGTCGTGGTCGGAGATCTAGGCGAGAATAACCTCTTGCTCCGCGAGCAGGATTTGGCGCTTCGGATGATCGATGCTGATAGTCTCCAATTTGGACCCTATCAATGCCGGACATTTGTGCCCCGTTTCGTCGACCCGAAGATTTTGGGTATCGGCGGAAACGTGGGGCTAGAAATTCCGACGAAACTTGCAAAAGCCAAAAAGACTCGTTCGACCGGTCGGAAATCTTCGACCCAAACTACCCGAAAGCGGAAAACCAAAAAAGCTGAGAAGCTTATCCCTGAGGTGTCGGCAGTCAACAAGGCTGTCTATTCTTTGGTGGCGCCGCACTACAAGCTGGGTGACTGGTACTCCTATTTGGTGACAGTCATGAGGCTTCTTACTTTCACTGATCCGTATGCCGGCGTTGTTGCCGGAATGGATCTTAGTGAGAGATTGGCCAACCGCGTCACCGTCTTTGATCCACGGGTAATTTATCCGGAAAACGCCAGGTCCCTGAAAGAGGTTCCGAGGCCGATTCTTGAGATATTTTTCCAGGTGTTTCATCGTGGTGAGCGGTTTGTACCAGAGAAGGCAGTGTTCGAGTCCCTGTTGGGTAAGTCATCAGTGTCTGAAAACAAAAAACAAGCCAAGCTTTAGAGCCTGGCCAACGAGAAAGGAAAAAAATGGCAAATGCTCCAATTCTACGAGGTCAAGGTGGCCGGAATCCAAAACCAGTCGATGAGATTGATCTGGATTCGTTTCTGGGTGGTGCGACCCCTGGCAATCAAGATAGCGATTCGGATGTGAGCGAGGGCGAAAATGAACCGACCCCGCCGCGACGCCAAACTTTGGCGCCGCCAACCTCCGACCGCTTGGTTGTCGTCGGGATTCTTCTCGACGACTCTGGGTCGATGAAGGACGGCAACATCTACAAGTCAGCAATTGATGGTATTCACGTCGGAGTGGAGGCCTTCAGGGGTGCGAGAGGTAGCGACTTCTATCTCATTGTTGAAGGATTCAATCAGCTCTACTTCGAAGGTCTGATTGGTGAAGTCACCAAGGACTCATTCAATGCGTATGTACCTAATCACGGTTGTACGCCCCTCGTTGGAACTGCCATCAGCCTGGTGAAGAAAATGCAACAAGTGGCTGAAGGCTATGCCGCCATGGGAATCTCGGCTAGCACGGCAATGCTTCTCATTACTGACGGCCTGCCCGATGACCAACCGGCAGACTTCAGGGCGTATGTCGAAAAGGTGGGATATGTCGTTGGGATGGGTTGTGCTCTCCGCATCAACTCCGATCGCCTCGACGAAGGGGCGGTCAGGGCGTACCATGCCTGCTTTACCGGAATGGGTATCAAGACGATTGTGACACCTGGCGCCGAGCCTCCGGAGATCCGTCATGAAATCAACCAGTTCAGCCGAAGCGTGGCGGCGATTGCCGGCAACGCCTGAAATCGGTTCTCAGTTCTTTTGTTGGATAAGCCAGGCCCGATCCTTTGGATCGGGCCTTTTATATTTCTTAATATATCTTCAATCTCCGATTTTTTAGCCACAATCCCCACCTGCACTAATTCCTGCGATAGCGGGAATTAGTGCAGTCGTAAGTACCCGTCTAATGCCGAGTTTCGATTTCTCGAGCAATCGGTTATACTGTAGGCATAGTAAATAAACTAACTAAAAATTAAAAATATGTTTGATTTCACCAAAATTAAAAAGCAAATCGCCGAAGTTGAAGCTTGGCTTACTAAAGAATTCTCCGGCATCAGAACCAATCGCGCGACCCCGGCCTTTCTTGATGGCATCAAAGTCGATTCCTACGGCTCATTGATGTCCATAAATCAGATTGCTGCGATTTCGGTCGAAGATGCCCGAAGCTTGCGCATTGCCCCTTGGGATCATTCACAAGGGAAGACAATTGAGAAAGCAATTACTGCTGCCAATCTGGGAGTTTCGGTCTCGGCCGACGATAAGGGTGTGCGCGTGACTTTTCCGGAACTTTCGGCAGAGAGGCGAGAACAAATTATTAAATTAGCCAAGGCTAAACTGGAGGATGCCCGCAAATCCTTGCGCGCTAACCGCGACGAAGTTGTTCGCGAACTGCAAGGTAAGGAAAAGGAAGGGGGTCTCGGCAAAGATGACATTTTCCGTCTCAAAGGTGATGTACAAAAGTTGGTTGATGCCGGAAATAAAAAACTGGAAGAGATGCTCGGTAAAAAAGAGCAAGAAATTAGCTCGTAGCGAGCAATAACCAATAACCAAGAGACGATAACCAAGTCCGAACGCGTAGTCATCAATTGGAATTTTGATTCATTGAATATTGTTTGGAGCTTGTTTCTTGATTATTGGTTATTTTGCAAAAACTTTGATTTAGTTTTTCACCTCTTATGTCCATAATCATTTTTCTAATAATTCTCGCCGTGCTAATTTTTGTCCATGAATTAGGGCATTTTTTGATTGCCAAAAAATCCGGTATTAGAGTGGACGAATTTGCTATCGGCTTTCCGCCGAAAATTTTCGCCTGGCAAAGAGGTGAAACTAAGTACACCATCAATCTGATACCCTTCGGCGGTTTCGTAAAAATTTTCGGCGAAAACCCTGACGATGAATCAATTTCCGGCCCCGACTCCGCCCGAAGTTTTGTAAATAAGAACCGTGGCATTCAGGCGGGGGTTCTGATTGCCGGCATCCTCTTCAACTTACTTTTTGCCTGGATTTTAATTTCCGGCAGTTTAAGCTTAGGTCTTAACACTTCCGTTTCCGGTTATGAAAAATACTCGCCGGACGCCAAGGTTTTGGTTGTCTCAGTTCTGCCGAATTCGCCAGCCTTCAGAGCCGGTCTTCAGGCGGGGGATAAAATCGAAAATCTTTCAATTGGCGCTAATCAATTATCCAAACTTACGGTTGCCGACACTCAAAATTTCATTTTCAATTCCAACGGGACACCCATCAAAATCGCGGCAACTCGAGGGATGGAGAAGCTTGACCTAACAGTTTTACCGGAGGCGGGGATTGTGCCAGACAAAATGGCTATCGGGGTTTCTCTCGATCTGGTTGGCACCCTGCGACTGCCAATTCACCGGGCAATTTATGAAGGTGCCAAAATTACTGCGAGCCTGACAAAGGAAACAGCTATCGGCCTGGCTAAATTTGTCTATCAGATTTTTGCCGGCTCAGCTGATTTTTCTCAGGTAGCCGGGCCAGTAGGAATCGTCGGTTTAGTTGGTGGCGCCGCCAAGTCCGGCCTATCATACCTCTTAACCTTTACAGCTTTTATCTCTATTAACCTAGCCGTAATCAATCTGGTTCCTTTTCCAGCGCTCGATGGTGGTCGCTTACTTTTCGTCGCTATCGAAGCGATTCGCCGAAAAAATATTAATCCCAAAATTGCCAATATTGTAAACGGCATCGGTTTTGCCATTTTAATTCTCCTAATGATTTTGGTGACCTATCACGATATTGCCAAACTTGTCAGCTAGAAAGTATAAGTGTAAAGTATAGGTATGAATCCGAATCCAGAAGAGATAAAATTCGATAAGAGTGCACAAGCCGAAAAGTTGTTGGCCGATTTGCGACTTTACAATGGCGTGCAAATGAAATTGATGAAGCGAATGCTAAAAGATCACCCAGGTGGCGCCAGCGCCAATTTTGAAATTTGGGTTGATTGTTGCTCTCCCGAATATCGCGAGGGTTTCTTCCAAATACTAAGGGACGATCCAGATTTCCTTAAACGCTACCAGGAATCCGAGGGCGACGCCCTCTCGGCTGTTGAAGACAGGATCGGTATGCTACAAGAATTGGAGAAGCAATTAGCAATCAAATTTGCCGGGGAGACTTCAGATAAGGCAATCTCGGATTGGCGCAAGAAAAATGCCAAGAGGCTGATGCAAATTCTGCACGAGAACCAGGAACTAGCCCTGCCTTTCGTCAATCATACTCATGATGATATTGAGGATGAGCAAGTCGCTCTGCAAAAAATCGAGGAATTGCTGAAGTAATTAAAAAACCACCCGATTTCGCGGGTGGTTTTCGATTTCTCTTGCGTTCTCTTCACTCTTCACTTCGTGTCCGGGAATCGAAACCGGACACTGGTGAGCCGAATCGGCGCGCCGTCGAGGCGGGGCCGAAGATAGTTCATGACCAGCTCCTCGAACCGTTTCTGTTGCTCCTGCCGGAGCGGGTTCGTGAACTCGGCCATTTCTTTGCTGTGCTGATCTTGGAAATCATACAACAGCATCGCCAAGTACTTTTTCACGATTTCGTCCTCGGACTTCGTTTCGAAGCCGTACTTTTCGCTGGCCGTCGCCGTGAAGCTCAAGAGACTTGCCATCTCTGCCAGCGTGCCACCATATGTGAACCTTGTTTCGTACAGGATACTCCGAACTTTTGGGTTCGAGGTTATCGGCACAACATTCATTTCCGTCATGGCAGGGTGTGTGTTGTAACTGACCAATCGAAGTCCGTTATTGAGTATCGTCTCATACGAATCACGACTGATAGCCTCTTCGTGCTTGAACACGCGATAGACCACAGCCCCACTACGGCTCACCAGTAAGGTGTGCGGGTTGATAAGGACGATCTGTCGCGCCACACCCGTGATATTTCCGTCATGAAATGTTCCGACCACCACTCCTCCGAGGATAAGCGCGACAAGGGCCGCAACGGCTCCAAACTCCAATTGATCACCGAAATCGAACCTCTTCGGAAAGCGTCGGCAAATCAGGCCGACGCCAAAGCCGACGGCAGGGACCAACCCTAACCAGAGGAAGAGACAGAAGTGGGTAGTGCTACAGAGGATGGAAGTGAAGTCTGTCATAAGGCCACCTTTCAATTTTTTGGTTTTTGATGTTTACCGTTTCTGCATCGGACTATACACCCAAAAGGGGATAAAGTCAAGCCCTGAAAAACCATTAAAAAGCCCACGTTTTGCACTGCAAAACGTGGGCAATTGATTCAAATAGGTCCTCACTCCAACTGAAACTGAACCGACCTGATTCGAACCCAGCCCTCGGCCAATTTCGGCTCGAGATAGGCGCGAACCATTTTCTCGAAGGCAATCTGCTGTTCGTAATCCATCGGATTGCTAAACTTCGCGAGCTCCTTGCTGTTTTGGAACTGGAAGTTGTAAAGATGAAACCGGACACAGTCGGCGATGCTGCCCAGGTGCCTTTCCGCTCCCATTTTGCGCTTGAAGGCCGTCGCCTGGACCTTGGCCCGCGGACTGCCACCTTCGCTGTAAACGATTTGGTAAGAGATTTGCTGGACCTTGGGATTTTCGGTGACTGGTCGAACCACCATGGCGACCTCCACCGTCTGTTCGTGATAGTCGGTCAGGTGATAGCCCTGGCCGGTCCAGAGCTTCAAATCCGAACGGCGAACAAACTCACCGTGTCGGAAAATCCTCAAAACATGGCCTTCCCGGTTCTCAAGCATTGTCATGGGTTTGACTGTTTCGAATCGAAACTCTGACAACAGGACAGGCGGCAATGTTCCGAGGAGGACCAACACCATCGAGAGAATGGACAGTGACAAAACAGTTGCAAAGAACATCACCCGCCGACTCCGGCCGTGAGAGAAGACCGAGTAAAGGGTTGCTTTCTTGCGCACTTGGCGTAGCAAAATAATTCCACCAAAAAGTACACACAGGCCGCAGAAGACCGGGGACATTAACCAGAAGATGCCTGCACCATCCAAATTTGCGATGTCTAGGCTTAGTTGATCGAGAAGGTTCATAATTTCAGTCTGATTTGATTTTTTAGGGGAAGTAGCAGTGCCAGATCCCAACGGTTCTATTTCTAACAATACAGATTAAATTAGAGTTGTCAACATCGTTTTAAAGCCATTTTTGCGGTACTATATTGGGACAAATCCTAAGTTTAGAGGTTTGAAAGTTTTGAAGTCAGAGTCGCTGGCACTAAATTTTTGAACTATGAACCAACAAAATGCGCCAGTCACAACTTTTCACTAAATCACGCAAAGAGGCTCCAAAAGATGAGGTGGCCAAGAACGCCGAACTTTTGATTCGAGCCGGTTTTATCAATAAAGAAATGGCCGGTGCCTATTCTTATTTGCCTTTGGGCTTAAGGACTTTAAACAAAATTGTTGGGATCATCCGCGAGGAGATGAACGGCTTGGGCGCCCAGGAACTTTTTTTGACGGCGCTACAAGAAAAAACTGTTTGGGAAAAGACTGACCGCTGGAGCGACGATAAAGTTGATAACTGGTTTAAAACTAAATTAAAAAGTGGCACTGAATTAGGCTTAGGTTTTAC of Candidatus Paceibacterota bacterium contains these proteins:
- the pyrB gene encoding aspartate carbamoyltransferase, which gives rise to MKHHILRAQQFDRSALEKLFLQTQTIRHHFQTQQGVDLLRASFPSKTLLYHFSEPSTRTRISFQMAALNLGMRTLGTESGREFSSEVKGETLEHTIRVLCGFYPSVIVIRHSDTGAADRAAAVSDSCGFNIPIVNAGDGTGQHPTQALLDLCTIHEQFDHIDGLTVVIGGDLAHGRTARSLAYLLSKFNIKLIFVSTPELTIGEDIQAHLKEKQIEFRLDTDLEESFPEADVVYWTRFQKERVGDATANLPHRITLETMALLRSKAILLHPLPIVGEIAREVDEHPQARYFHQAQNGMFVRMALLQNILA
- a CDS encoding ribosome-recycling factor, whose translation is MFDFTKIKKQIAEVEAWLTKEFSGIRTNRATPAFLDGIKVDSYGSLMSINQIAAISVEDARSLRIAPWDHSQGKTIEKAITAANLGVSVSADDKGVRVTFPELSAERREQIIKLAKAKLEDARKSLRANRDEVVRELQGKEKEGGLGKDDIFRLKGDVQKLVDAGNKKLEEMLGKKEQEISS
- a CDS encoding protein phosphatase 2C domain-containing protein, which gives rise to MHVSIATAPGSAHINPGQPGKINNQDVVLRIDRPDGLVAVLCDGCGSQPNSATGADIGAKLVAKALTSQLDRGVVPDKLDWEQVESEVCEQIAAIAKTMTRGDQRADFEKTIESTFLFTIIALVIAGDAVAVAHLGDGVLIVEDDATILDPPIKNSPPYLAYNLLTKTAYHDPNLVKHLSFTVFVAFDLKKLEKGLVVATDGFKPLVGEDFHHPSLVQKTNLQRWLNIHTAERIESGTFVPGQCRDDVSLVIARSDEAQNKLLAARHEMVVLKGQITKLTGKVDDLTAKLATTTAEAKAFEEECTSLEAEVKRLKRELGKLEALSEMAPKLLAKAKEFDGVTGRGQLRRLATELVELTRVKKVTVRPPGFLGTIGSLLSGKPASSTKIVVEDDGGDPGGTFITTCG
- the rseP gene encoding RIP metalloprotease RseP gives rise to the protein MSIIIFLIILAVLIFVHELGHFLIAKKSGIRVDEFAIGFPPKIFAWQRGETKYTINLIPFGGFVKIFGENPDDESISGPDSARSFVNKNRGIQAGVLIAGILFNLLFAWILISGSLSLGLNTSVSGYEKYSPDAKVLVVSVLPNSPAFRAGLQAGDKIENLSIGANQLSKLTVADTQNFIFNSNGTPIKIAATRGMEKLDLTVLPEAGIVPDKMAIGVSLDLVGTLRLPIHRAIYEGAKITASLTKETAIGLAKFVYQIFAGSADFSQVAGPVGIVGLVGGAAKSGLSYLLTFTAFISINLAVINLVPFPALDGGRLLFVAIEAIRRKNINPKIANIVNGIGFAILILLMILVTYHDIAKLVS